TGGTAAGTTTGAGGCAGAGTTAATGCAACTTGCTGTGAAAAACTCTCTTGGTGTTGAAAGGTATATGGAAAGAACCGCTTCAACCCTTAAGAATATAGTTATGACAGACACTTCCTCGGGATTTTCGCAGGATTCGAAGGCAGACTACAGAGACATAGATGTTCAAAACATCCTTGAAGAAAGCCTCGAAGTTGCAAAAATGGCTCAAAACCCTGTATCAATTGAGCCAGGTAAATACGAGGTAATTTTGACGCCATACGCAGTAGAAGAATTTCTTTCATCAATGAAGTATCTCTCGCTAAGTGCAAAAAATATTGAAGAGGGAACAAGTTTTATGAAGGGGCATTTTGGCGAGAAGATGTTCCCTGATCTTATTACGCTTTTTGATGATGGATTAAATGATGAAACATTAAAGATGGGATTTGATTTCGAAGGAGTCCCGAAGAAAAAGGTTACATTTATTGAGAATGGTGTTGTAGGTGATGTTGTTTACGATTCTTTCTATGCCTACAAAGAAGGCAAAGAACCAACAGGACATTCACTTCCACAGCCAAACGAACTTGGCGCATATCCTATGAATTTCTTTGTTGGGAAGGGTGGATCTACTGTTGAAGAGATGATTTCGCATGTTGAAAAAGGGCTTTTTGTTCAAAGATTCTGGTACACAAATCCTATGGAACCCGTAACACTACTCATTACTGGGATGACAAGAGATGGGCTTTTCCTTATCGAGAATGGTAAGATTACAAAACCAGTTAAACACATGCGTTTTACTGAAAGTATTTTAAATGCATTCAATAATTGTTTGGAGATTTCAAACATTTCTAAGATAATATATGAGGATGGTGCAGTGACAACAGCGCCTTATATGAGAATAAAAGACTTTAACTTTACAAGTGCAACAGAATTTTGATAAGGAGGTAAAGGATGAAAAGAATAGGAATTGTGTGTGATGGTGGCGATGCTCCAGGCATTAACACTGCAATAAGAGCTATTGCAAGGGCAAGTTTTGAGAAAGAGTATGAAGTGCTAGGCTTTATTGACGGTTTCCACGGTCTTATCGAAAACGATGTAAAGATAATCACCAAATCATCTGTCTCAGGAATTCTTGCGCTTGGAGGAAGCATCCTCGGAATTTCAAGATTCAATCCTTATAGAGATCCAAAATATATAGAAGCAATAAGGGAAAACTTCAAGAAGAATTCGCTTACACTTCTTGTTTTTATTGGCGATAGAGATACCATTACAATTGCAAAAAAACTTTCGGATGACGGTATCCCATCAATTGTAATTCCAAAAACGATTGATAACGATGTCTATGGCACAGACTACTCAATAGGTTTTGATACAGCTGTATCTGTCATTGCCCAATCTCTTGATAGCCTTCATGCAACCGCTTCAGCCCACCACAGGCTTATGGTTGTAGAAACAATGGGAAGGGAAACAGGATGGCTTGCTCTCTTCGGAGGGCTTGCAGGTGGTGCAGATTATATAGTTATTCCAGAGGTTCCATTTACAATGGAAGAGATTGCATCTCATGTTGAAAAAAGGAAGAAAGAAGGAAAGAACTTCTCAATAGTTGTAGTTGCAGAGGGTGTTGTATTGCCTGACGAAGATAGAGCGTCGTTCGAGTACGATGAATTTGGACACAAGGTAAACGCAAAGAGAATGGTTGGCTACAGGCTTGCTTCAAAACTTGAGGAACTTACACATCTCAAATCAAGGGTTATGGTTCTTGGGTACCTCCAGAGAGGAGGAATTCCAACAAACGCTGATAGAATTCTTGCAACTCGCCTTGGAGTAGAAGCGGTAAACCTTGTTGGCAGTGGAACAACAAATGTTGTTCTTGGTGTGAGAGATGGTGAAGTAATAACGACACCATACGAAGAAGCCTACGATAAGGTTCATACGGCTGATACAAAGTATTACGAACTTGCGAGGATATTCTTCTAAAGATGCTTGAAGGTTCTTTAAGAGATTTTTCTCTGGATGATTTACTTCAGATGATTTCCCTCGGGGGAAAAACTGGAGAACTCCACCTCGAGGGGACAACTCCTTTTGGTAATAAGAAGGGCATAATATACTTTGAAAATGGTGAAGTAAAGGATGCGGAAACAGAAGAATCACGTGGAGAGGTTGCAATTGTTGAGCTTCTCAACATAAAGGAAGGGTCCTTTAAGTTTGTTCCTAATGATACGCTTCATGTTAAGAGATCAATAAATAAATCAATACCTGACCTTGTCCTTCTTGCAACTTCAAAGTTAGATGAATGGAACAAGGTTAAGTCGAGGGTTGCTTCCGTTGATTCTGTTTTTAAGATGGTAACTGATGAGATTCCTGATGAAATTCATCTTTCGCAAACAGATTGGAAGGTCTTAATGCAACTTCAGAAAGGATTAACAATAAGAGAAGCTGCTTTAAAGCTTAATATGACTGTTTTTGATGTTGCAAAGATAGCTTATGGTCTCGCTGCTTTAAAAATTATAAAAGAAATAGGGCAGAAGAATCCCGAAACGCAGGAATTTAAAAGTAAGGTGCCTCCAAAAAATTTTATTATGAGGCTCGTCGATAGGATTAGGGGGCTTTAATGAGACACTATAAGATAGTTGTTACGGGGCCGTTTGCAGCGGGAAAAACAACATTCATTAAAACCATTACAGAGATTGCACCTATAGTAACGGAAGCAAAGACCACCAAAGAAGAAGAGTCAACCGTAAAGGATTCAACGACTGTTGCAATGGATTTTGGTAGAATTACCGTTGATGATGATTATGTGCTTCATATTTTTGGTACACCTGGGCAGTTTAGATTTAATTATATGTGGAGTATCCTTTCAAAGGATGCACTTGGCGTTATTCTTCTTGTCGATTCAGGCGATAGAAGTATGTTTGATGAAGCAAAGGATATGCTTAACTTCTTTAGAGTAAAAACAGATGCGCCCATTGTTGTTGCGTTGAACCACTTTAACGAGAAGGAACATGTTAGTGAAGAAGAACTTAGAAAGATAATGAACTTGCCAGACTCGATACCTGTAATTGGATGCGATGCAACAAATAAAGAAAGTGTTAAACAGGTGCTTTTGAAACTTCTCGAACTCATTCTCGAAAATGAAGTTTAATAAAGTTTTTAATTTTTAGTTTTTTTGTATAATATATACATGAAAATACCCTTAAAAAGGGAAAGGAGGCAAAAGGTATGAAAAAGTTGTTGGTAGTAATGTTAGCGATGGTGCTTGTTGTGTCCCTTTTTGCGGGATGCAAACCTGCATCAAACAAACTCGACTTGTCTACAAGAAAGTTCAAAATTGGTCTTGTAACGGATGTTGGTGGTCGTGGTGACAGGTCTTTTAACGACTCTGCACTTCGTGGTCTTGAAACCTGGGCTGCAAAGGTAAAGTACGTTGAAGGTGGCGGTTATGAGGCATTAACTGACGAAGAGTATAAGGCAAGTATTCCTGATGACCTTAAGGACAAGAACATCGTTCCTCTTGATGTAGAGCCAATCGTTCTTGAGTCGAAGGCAAAAGAGGACTACATTCCAAACATTCAGACACTTGTGGAGCAAAAGCATGTTGATCTTGTTATTGGTGTTGGTTTTATGCTTGCAAACGCAATTGGAGAATCAGCATTAAAGTATCCAAACACAAAGTTTATGCTCATTGACTCAACACCTGTGGATGCAAATGGTAACCCAGTTAATCCTCCAAATGTTGTTTCATACCTCTTCAAAGAGAACGAGTGTGGATTCCTTGTCGGAGCAATTGCTGGTTATGCAACAAAGGCAAACAAAGTTGGTTACATTGGCGGAATGGCAATTCCACCAGTACTAAGGTATGAAGCAGGATTTAGAGCAGGCGTAAAGACAACAAATCCAAATGCCCAGGTTATTGGTCAGTATACAAACTCATTTACTGATGCAGCACTTGGAAAGAGCGCAGCACAGTCTCAGATGGCACTTGGTGCTGATGTCCTCTTCCATGCAGCAGGTGCAACTGGAAACGGTATGTTCCAGGCAATTTGCGAAAAGGGTGCACCTTACTGGGGTATTGGTGTAGATGTTGATATGGGTCTTGATCCAAACCTTTGCCCGGATAGGACGCTCACTTCTGCAATAAAGCATGTTGACTATGCAACTTATTTAGCAATCAAATCTATTGTCGATGGAACATTCCAGAGTGGATCTGTTACACTTTCCCTTAAAGATGGTGGTGTAGGCTACGCACCGGACCATGTAAAGGACGTTCTCACTGCAGACCAGATTGCAAAAATCGAGAATCTAAGAAAGATGATAATTGACGGTAAGTTCACCGTCCCAGAGGATCCAAAGGCTGTTAATACCTGGACTCCTCCATCAGGATTTTAATAAGTAAATTAACGTTTTCGGGCAGGTAAGGTGTAGCCTGCCCATATTTTTATATTTGGAGGTTGATTGTGGAAGCGCTAAGAGTTGAGAATATTGTTAAAAGATTTCCAAATGTCCTTGCAAATGATAATGTTAGTTTATCAATCGAAAAAGGCGAGATTTTTGCAATAGTTGGAGAAAATGGTGCCGGGAAATCCACCTTAATGAAGATTGTGTATGGTCTCTATCTTCCTGACTCGGGAAATATCTATGTTTTTGGTAAGAAAGCAAACTTAAAAGACTCAAGAGATGCAATAAACCTTAAGATTGGTATGGTGCATCAGGAGTTTATGCTAATACCGAGATTTACCGTTACTGAAAATGTTGTCCTTGGTGATGAGCCAAAAAAATTTGGCTTTGTTTTTGACTACAGCAAGGCAGTAAAAGAAGTTAAAGAATTATCAGAGAAGTATTCGCTTACAGTTGACCCAACTGAAAAGGTTGAAAACCTTCCTGTTGGAATCCAGCAAAGAGTTGAGATATTGAAGATTTTGAGGCGTGGTGCAGAAATCCTTATATTTGACGAACCAACAGCAGTTCTAACGCCCGAGGAAACAGAAGAACTCTTTAAGACATTAAGAAAACTTAAGGAAGCGGGAAAAACGATTGTATTCATTTCTCACAAATTGAGTGAAGTTATGGAAATTGCAGATAGAATTGCCGTGATGAGAAGAGGTAAAGTCCAGGGAATTGTTAAAAAAGAGGAAACAAACGAGAGAGAACTTGCAAAAATGATGGTTGGAAGGGATGTTGTCCTTGAAATTGAAAGAGTAAAGACAGAACCTGGAAATGTAGTTTTTGAAGTGAAAGACCTCACCGTGAAAAATCCGAGAGGTATTATTGGCTTAAAAGATGTTAGTTTCAAAGTAAGGGAAGGTGAAATTGTTGCGATTGCAGGTGTAGAAGGAAACGGACAATCTGAACTTGTTAACGCCATACTTGGATTTTATAAACCCATAAAAGGTGTTATATCCATTGCGGGTAAAGAGATGAAATTTATAACACCTTATGAAATCCGTTCTAAAGGGCTTGCATATATTACTGAGGATAGAAAAAGAAGAGGTCTTATTTTGCAGTACAGGGCAAGAGAGAATATCATCTTAGGTAAACATACACTTTATCCTTTCTCTAAAAATGGCATAATGAATGATGCAGCAATTGACGAGTATGCAACAAGGAAGTTACAGGAGTTTGATGTGCGTCCACCTGAACCATATATGAAGGCAGTTAATTTTTCGGGTGGAAACCAGCAAAAAATAATTCTTGCAAGGGAACTTTCCATGGATCACAAATTCTTGCTTGCATCTCAACCTACCCGTGGGCTTGATGTTGGTGCAATGGAATTTGTATATAAATGGCTTATAGAAGAGAAGAAAAAAGGAATTGGAATTTTGCTAATATCTCTGGAACTTTCAGAAGTAATGGGGCTTGCTGATAGAATTCTTGTCCTCTATAAAGGTGAAATTGTTGGTGAAACAACACCTGAGAATACAACTGAGGAAGAACTTGGAGAAATGATGCTTGGTCTTAAAAGGAAGGTGCTACAATGAAAGAAGTCTTTGGTAGAATCTTTATACACAGGCGTGAAGAAAACTGGTGGATGAATTTATTGGTTCCAATAACTTCTATTATTATAGCTCTTATTGTCGGTGCAATATTCATTGCCTCTACTGGGCGTGACCCTATACTTGCATACAAGTTGATGTTTGGTGCTTCTGGGCTTGTTCCAGGACCATATTTCAAGACGCACTTCGCTGAGATGCTACTTTATACAGCCTTATTTGCTTCAACTGGTCTTGCATTTGCTTTACCTGCACGTGCTGGGCTTTTCTCGATTGGTGCAGAAGGTCAGTTTTTAGTTGGTATGATAACTGCAGCATTTTTTGGTTTCTGGAAGCCTCTTTACAACCTTCCTTCTTTTATCCACATAACTATAATCTTTGCGATGGTGATTCTCTTTGGTGGCTTGTGGGGGCTTATTGCAGGCTTTCTTAAAGCAAAAAAAGGAATTAACGAAACAATCATAACAATAATGCTAAACTGGATTGCCTTTCACCTTATTGAAGGTTGGCTTGTTCCGACGGGCGGACCCCTTGCTGCAGATGTCTCAACAGGAGTTTCAGGGACACCTTATGTATCACCATCGGCAAGGTTACCTGTTATACTTCCTGGAACAAGGCTCAATATAAGCATACTCGTAATGCTTCTTGTAATTTATTTAGCGTGGTTTTTGCTATATCGGACCGTTTTTGGCTACGAAATAAGAGCAATGGGATACACAGCGATTACAAATATGGAAGCCCCGAAAATTGGTGGTGTAAATACCGAAAAAAGGATTATGCAAATAATGTTTTTGGGCGGTGCAATTGCAGCACTTGGTGGTTCTTTTGTTGTACTTGGTTTTTTGGGGCAGTATCCTCCTGTTTTTGAGGGTGGTTATGGTTTTGATGGTATTGCAGTTGCTCTTATTGGTGGAAATGAACCAGTTGGGATTTTACTTTCTTCCATGCTTATAGGAGGATTAAGGACTGGCGCAACAGCGGTGCAACTTGCAAGAATCCCTAAGACATTCCCTGCAATTATTGAAGGTCTTATTGTTGCTTTTATTGCTCTTAACGAACTTATAAGGTATCTCCTGTCTAAAGTCCTTTTAAGGAAGAAGGAAGGTGTAGCATGAACTGGACATTCTTAATTAATCAATCAATTGCACAGATGCTTGATTTTGCAGCGCCAATACTTTTTGCCGCATTAGGTGGTGTTGTATCTGAGAATGCAGGCGTTGTTAACATTGCACTTGAAGGCATTATGCGATTTGCTGCATTTTTCGGGGTGTGGGGCGCATTTGTTTCCAAAAGTCCGTGGGTAGGATTGCTCTGGGGTATTGGAATTGGTGCTCTACTTGGTGCATTCCATGCTTACATAACAGTAAAGTGGGCAGGTGACCAGATTGTTTCAGGTGTTGCAATAAATGTAGTTGCTGCAGGTGGCATAAGATATTTCCTTGAGTGGATTTTTAAAACAACCGGGTATTCCCCGAATGTTCCATATTTTGGAGACCCAGCACGTTTGATAAATTTAAAATTTCTTGAGAATATCCCCGTTCTTGGTGCTTTTGCGCATCTACATATATTTATATGGCTTTCTTTGATCCTTGTGTTTGTCCTTCATTTTCTTCTATATCATACCGTCCTTGGTTTAAGGATTCGTGCAGTGGGCGAGTATCCTCTTGCGGCAGAAACCCTTGGTGTAAATGTGTTGAGAATAAAGTGGTTTGCAGTTATTCTGGGAAGTATTATTGCTGCACTTGGTGGTGTTGCGCTTTCTTTGGGCACAATGTCTTCGTTTGTGGAGACGGGTATGGCAGCAGGTAAGGGCTTTATAGGTCTTGCTGCTATGATTTTTGGAAAGTGGACTCCAATCGGTGCAATGTGGGCAACTTTCCTTTTTGCTTCAGCTCAGGTTTTACAGTTCTTGCTCCAGGCGGTTGCAAAAGGTGTTGCAACTAAGATTCCTGTTGGATTTTACCTTGCGCTTCCATACATCCTTACAATAGGTGCGCTTATTGGTGTTGTAGGTAAAGCTGTTGCACCAGCAGCAGACGGCGTGCCATACAAGAAAGAAAGTTAAGAATATTGGAGGAAGGCTTTGCCTTCCTCCAACTCTACCCCAAAAACTAATCTTTGTCTTTCTGGGGTAAGTTCGAAAAGGGGACTTTACCTTTTCGATTGAATGGAGGAGATGTCTCACTTTGTTCGACATGACCATTAATGGAGGAGGGAAAAGTCTCCTCCTTCAACTCTTCCCGAAATTAATTTTTTGCCTTTTGGGGTTGTTGGGAAGAGGGTCTTCTTCCACTTCCCAATATTAGGAGATCCCTCACAAAAGACGTTCGGGACGACCAAACTACGGTCGGTTGGAAAGGGGGCNNNNNNNNNNNNNNNNNNNNNNNNNNNNNNNNNNNNNNNNNNNNNNNNNNNNNNNNNNNNNNNNNNNNNNNNNNNNNNNNNNNNNNNNNNNNNNNNNNNNGCTTCAGGCACTGCGGTGTTTGTGGAGGATATTTAGTTTATGAAAGCCTTCAAATTTGTATCAGTTTTTGTATTTATTTTTTTAATTGCAATTTCTGCGTCTTCTATCTCAGCAGGTACAATTAGACCAAGCGTAAGAAATAGTATTACACTTGTTCCTGCGTACTTTTATCCTACCGAAGATGATTTTTTGAAACTCACAATTTCTAAAACGGTAAGAACTCAAGTTGTTATTTTGAATCCCGATAACGGTCCTTCAGGGACTGTTGATGATAATTATAAAGATGCAATAAGAAGATTGCTTCTTAAAGGAAAAATTCCCATTGGGTATGTTTATACAGGTTATGGTAAAAGAGATATAAATGATATTAAGGCAGATATTGATAGGTGGTATAAATTTTACCCAAATATAAGGGGGATATTTTTGGATGAGGTAAGTGATGAAGAAGAATTTATTTCTCTTTATTCAACTATCTATAAATTTATTAAAGACAAATACAAGGGAGTTGTTGTAATAAATCCCGGGACAAATTTCCCTCAAAAGCTCCTTAACTTTTGTGATTATGCGGTAGTATTCGAGGGCGACCCTTATGAATTAAATAATTTTAAGATTAGTGACTCTCTTAAAAATAATCTTAATAAGCTGGTATTTCTTGTTTATGGAGTTGATGATGAAAATATAGAGGAAGTTTTAAATGACATAACTAAAAGAGGTGTCAAAAACTTTTACATTACAGACGATGATTTGCCTAATCCCTGGGATAAGTTGAGCAAATATTTTGATAGGTTTTAAGATGCTAATTAGAAATACTACAGTAGTTAATTTTGATGATTTATCGATTTTAGAAAGCGTTGATGTCAAGATCAGAGGAAATCTAATTCAAAGTATTGGAAAAATTGAAGAAGTTGATAATGAAACTATTGATGGTTCTCGATATATCCTTATGCCAGGGCTTACAAATGCACATGCGCATACTGCAATGGCACTTTTAAGAGGGGCAGCAGAAGATACAACATCAACAGAGTGGTTTAACGAGCACATCTGGATTTACGAGAAAAATATTGATAAAGGCGATGTTTACATAGGGACGCTTTTAGGCGGAGCAGAGATGATTGCCTCAGGCATCACAACTGTTTTCGACCATTACTTTAATATGGATGAGGCATATAGAGCATATACTGAACTTGGGATGCGTGCGGACTTATCTTATACGATGTTTGGAGCAGGCGAAAGCGCAGATAAAAATTTTGATGAGGCAATGAATTTTATAGAGAACTTCTCAGATAAAAGTGACCTTATTACATTGAGTTTAGGACCACACTCTCCTTATGTTTGCCCAAAAGAATTTCTTGAGACGATTGCAAAAATTCAAAGTGAAACAAATTTGAAGGTTCATCTCCATATTTCCGAAGAGCCATGGCAAGTGGAGAAATCGATTAAGGAATTTGGTCTTACTCCAATAAAGTATATCGATTCAATTGGGCTTCTAAATGAAAACACAATTTTAGCCCATGCTTACTTTGCAACGGATGAGGAACTTGAACTTATTAAAAAGAAAAACGCAAATATAGCACGTGCGCCTAAAACTTACTTGCGCTTTGCCTGGGTAAACGACCTTCTTCCAAAGGCGTTAGAAAAAGATGTAAATATAACTTTTGCAACCGATGGAGCAGCATCCAATGCAAATTATTCAATAATTGAGGCAGGGCGGCTTTCTGCAATCCTTGGCAAGGTTGCAACAAATTCTCCCAGGATTGCTAAATTTGAAGAGGTTGTAAGACTTTTTAGCCTTGGGGAGCGATTCCTAAAGAAACCCATAGGGAAGATAAAACCTAATTATCTTGCTGATATAGTTTTTCTTGATAAATACTCTCCAAGATTAAACCCACAGGACAATATTTTTGCAAATCTCCTTTATGTATTGTCTGAACAGGACATAAAGAAAGTTATGGTAAATGGGAAATTTGTTTACGAGGATGGGAAAATTTTAGGTGTTAATATGGAAGAAATTATAAAAGAAGCAAATAAGATAAGTAAAAGGCTTAGGGTAAAGAAATCTGGAAAACCACTTCAAAATTTTGGTTAAAATATTTTTAAGGAGGCAAGTATGAGGCTATTTGTATTTGAAAGTGAAGGTTTTTTGAATGTAGGTGTCGAGGTTGATGGGCACAAAATAAACATCAACAAACTTTCCGAAGCAATGGAGCACATTGGCGAAAAGACAGCTCCTTATGTTGAATCAGTACAATCTGCAATTGAGCAATTTGAGGATGTAAAGAAGATGATCGCCTGGGGTAAGAAGACTTTTAAAGACCAATTTTTTGAACTTTTCAAGGTTAATGTAAAGAAATTTTATCCTCCTATCGATAAGTCAGCACAGGTTGTGTGCCTTGGAAAGAACTATGTTGAACATGCAAAAGAAACAGGTGGAGAGGTTCCCGATGAGCCAATTCTTTTTGGTAAGTTTGCAACACTTGCTATAACAGATGGAGACATAATTATGTATCCAAAATGGGCAACAAGGATTGACCCAGAACCAGAACTTGGAGTTATTATAGGGAAAGAATGCAAAGATGTGGAAGAGATTAATGCAATGGATTGCGTTTTTGGATATACGATTGTAAACGACATAACGGAGAGAAACATAGAATTCAAGGATATGGCAAAGGGACTTCCATGGTTTAGATCCAAGAATTTTGAAACTTCTCTTTCAATTGGTCCTTATATTGTGACAAAAGATGAAGTTAAAATGCCTCATAATCTTGAAATCGAACTTTATGTGAATGGGGTATTAAAGCAAAAAGGCAATACCAGGGATATGATTTTCAAAATAGATAAGACAATTTCGTATATCTCAAAGTACTTTACGCTTTATCCTGGAGATGTTATCTCTACTGGAACAGTCCCAGGTATTCTTCCAGTTGAAAAAGGCGACGAGGTATTGATAAAAATCGAGAAAGTTGGGGAGTTGAAAAACAGAGTTTCAAGATGAAATTTTGGTGGAGCAGAGGGGACTTGAACCCCCGGCCTCATCCGTGCGAGGGATGCGTTCTACCACTGAACTACTGCCCCACCCCCTATGAATTATACCAGATTTTTGAATTTTTAATTTTACCCCTCTTGACATTTCTTGCAAATGTATAAAATTAATCTATAATGTATCTAAAGGGAGAATGAAATGAGCGCATTATTTGGCAAGAAAGACTTTAGAAGGGATTTGCAGAGTTTAATTCAGAAAGGGGACATTAAAGGAGCCTGTGAATATGCTATGCGCAATGCCTCTGATTATGAAGAACTCGGGAATATTGATAATGCTATACTTGTGCTTAAAACCCTTTTAGACCTTATTGAAGAAAATAAAGTTAATAGACCAGAGTGCATTGAAATCTCCCTGGAGAAACTCGTTTCTCTGTACATTGAGGTAGACGAGGTTGATAAAGTTATAGAAAACTCATTAAAACTTGCAAAACTTAAGATCGACCTTGGAAAAGTTGGGGAAGCAGTCCAACTTATGAAAATGGTTGATTTTAGATACAAATTGAACACATCTCAATTAAAGGAATTAATAAACATTTATATCTCTGCAGGGCACATTCCTAATGCTCTCAGGCTAATTGAAAGGGTTCTTGAGAGAGAAAAAGACAATAATCTTATGAAACTTGCAGGTGATATCCTTTTCAACGCAGGTGATTTCGAAAAAGCCCTTGAGTACTTCAAAGCACTTACAGTTCTCGATCCCGAAAATGAGTACGCAAAAAAGAAGGTAGAAGAGATAGAAAAGATATTGAATGTCCTAAATAGAAGTGGAGAAAAAGTTAAGCCTCAAATACCAATAGAAGGTAATATTGTTGAAAGTAAAAAGGTAGAAGTAGAGGAAGTTCATACACCGCCCGTTAAGGAGAGTATTAAGCCTTTAGAGAATTTAACGAGAGAAGAGAAAGCAAAGGAAAATGCTGTTCCTGAAAAACCCTTAGAAGAAAAGCCCAAAATCGAGGAAGAAAAACCACCCGTAACGACTGAGTTACCCGAAGTAAAAGTAGAAGAAGTTTTAAAAAAACAGCCTCAAACTTCTGAAGAAAAGGTTGAACAGCCCAAGCCAGTAAGATTGAATCTTGAGGACATTCCTGAATATGTTGAAGCACTTTCATATATTGAAAAAGGGGATATTAAAGAAGGAGTAAAAAAGCTTGAAACGCTTGCTCTTGATTTTGAAGGAAAAGATATCAATACGGCAATTGAGATATACGAGAAAATACTTCTCATTGACCCTACTCATCTATCGGTTGCAAAAAAGATTTCTAAGATACTTCTCGACAATGGAAGAAAGCAAGAAGCAATATTTTATTTGAGAAGCGCCACAAATAGCATAGACCCTTTGGCTCGATTAGAGGCACTCCTTTCTTTAAAAGAACTTGTCCCTGAAGATGAGAATGTTAAGAAACGAATTTTCAATACTTACATTGAACTTGGACGTTTAGAAGATGCAATAGAAACTTTAAAGTGGTTCCCAATTGAAAGCCTTAATGCAATTCTTGAAGAGATGTTTAACTATGTAAAAGATAATAAAGCCCTGATTTCAAGAGTATCAAAGTTTATTAACTCGAAAGAAATTGCAGAATCCGTTAAATTCAAATATTTCTACAGGACTTACG
This sequence is a window from Caldisericum sp.. Protein-coding genes within it:
- a CDS encoding TldD/PmbA family protein, yielding MNKERILEILDYVVKSTRADAVEAVLVGGESYLTGFANNYIHRNVGEENYELSIRVVLGKKIGASSTSDLSNDAIDAAIENAIGIAKLQKENKDFVSLPKNYPGETEFKFVSDIPDADTRASIVKVLVDESKKYGFVSSGKFEAELMQLAVKNSLGVERYMERTASTLKNIVMTDTSSGFSQDSKADYRDIDVQNILEESLEVAKMAQNPVSIEPGKYEVILTPYAVEEFLSSMKYLSLSAKNIEEGTSFMKGHFGEKMFPDLITLFDDGLNDETLKMGFDFEGVPKKKVTFIENGVVGDVVYDSFYAYKEGKEPTGHSLPQPNELGAYPMNFFVGKGGSTVEEMISHVEKGLFVQRFWYTNPMEPVTLLITGMTRDGLFLIENGKITKPVKHMRFTESILNAFNNCLEISNISKIIYEDGAVTTAPYMRIKDFNFTSATEF
- a CDS encoding 6-phosphofructokinase, whose product is MKRIGIVCDGGDAPGINTAIRAIARASFEKEYEVLGFIDGFHGLIENDVKIITKSSVSGILALGGSILGISRFNPYRDPKYIEAIRENFKKNSLTLLVFIGDRDTITIAKKLSDDGIPSIVIPKTIDNDVYGTDYSIGFDTAVSVIAQSLDSLHATASAHHRLMVVETMGRETGWLALFGGLAGGADYIVIPEVPFTMEEIASHVEKRKKEGKNFSIVVVAEGVVLPDEDRASFEYDEFGHKVNAKRMVGYRLASKLEELTHLKSRVMVLGYLQRGGIPTNADRILATRLGVEAVNLVGSGTTNVVLGVRDGEVITTPYEEAYDKVHTADTKYYELARIFF
- a CDS encoding DUF4388 domain-containing protein — protein: MLEGSLRDFSLDDLLQMISLGGKTGELHLEGTTPFGNKKGIIYFENGEVKDAETEESRGEVAIVELLNIKEGSFKFVPNDTLHVKRSINKSIPDLVLLATSKLDEWNKVKSRVASVDSVFKMVTDEIPDEIHLSQTDWKVLMQLQKGLTIREAALKLNMTVFDVAKIAYGLAALKIIKEIGQKNPETQEFKSKVPPKNFIMRLVDRIRGL
- a CDS encoding ATP/GTP-binding protein yields the protein MRHYKIVVTGPFAAGKTTFIKTITEIAPIVTEAKTTKEEESTVKDSTTVAMDFGRITVDDDYVLHIFGTPGQFRFNYMWSILSKDALGVILLVDSGDRSMFDEAKDMLNFFRVKTDAPIVVALNHFNEKEHVSEEELRKIMNLPDSIPVIGCDATNKESVKQVLLKLLELILENEV
- a CDS encoding BMP family ABC transporter substrate-binding protein is translated as MKKLLVVMLAMVLVVSLFAGCKPASNKLDLSTRKFKIGLVTDVGGRGDRSFNDSALRGLETWAAKVKYVEGGGYEALTDEEYKASIPDDLKDKNIVPLDVEPIVLESKAKEDYIPNIQTLVEQKHVDLVIGVGFMLANAIGESALKYPNTKFMLIDSTPVDANGNPVNPPNVVSYLFKENECGFLVGAIAGYATKANKVGYIGGMAIPPVLRYEAGFRAGVKTTNPNAQVIGQYTNSFTDAALGKSAAQSQMALGADVLFHAAGATGNGMFQAICEKGAPYWGIGVDVDMGLDPNLCPDRTLTSAIKHVDYATYLAIKSIVDGTFQSGSVTLSLKDGGVGYAPDHVKDVLTADQIAKIENLRKMIIDGKFTVPEDPKAVNTWTPPSGF
- a CDS encoding ABC transporter ATP-binding protein; the encoded protein is MEALRVENIVKRFPNVLANDNVSLSIEKGEIFAIVGENGAGKSTLMKIVYGLYLPDSGNIYVFGKKANLKDSRDAINLKIGMVHQEFMLIPRFTVTENVVLGDEPKKFGFVFDYSKAVKEVKELSEKYSLTVDPTEKVENLPVGIQQRVEILKILRRGAEILIFDEPTAVLTPEETEELFKTLRKLKEAGKTIVFISHKLSEVMEIADRIAVMRRGKVQGIVKKEETNERELAKMMVGRDVVLEIERVKTEPGNVVFEVKDLTVKNPRGIIGLKDVSFKVREGEIVAIAGVEGNGQSELVNAILGFYKPIKGVISIAGKEMKFITPYEIRSKGLAYITEDRKRRGLILQYRARENIILGKHTLYPFSKNGIMNDAAIDEYATRKLQEFDVRPPEPYMKAVNFSGGNQQKIILARELSMDHKFLLASQPTRGLDVGAMEFVYKWLIEEKKKGIGILLISLELSEVMGLADRILVLYKGEIVGETTPENTTEEELGEMMLGLKRKVLQ
- a CDS encoding ABC transporter permease, with product MKEVFGRIFIHRREENWWMNLLVPITSIIIALIVGAIFIASTGRDPILAYKLMFGASGLVPGPYFKTHFAEMLLYTALFASTGLAFALPARAGLFSIGAEGQFLVGMITAAFFGFWKPLYNLPSFIHITIIFAMVILFGGLWGLIAGFLKAKKGINETIITIMLNWIAFHLIEGWLVPTGGPLAADVSTGVSGTPYVSPSARLPVILPGTRLNISILVMLLVIYLAWFLLYRTVFGYEIRAMGYTAITNMEAPKIGGVNTEKRIMQIMFLGGAIAALGGSFVVLGFLGQYPPVFEGGYGFDGIAVALIGGNEPVGILLSSMLIGGLRTGATAVQLARIPKTFPAIIEGLIVAFIALNELIRYLLSKVLLRKKEGVA